The region CTTTCGCCGGAGTCGGACGGGGGTCGGCGCGTGATGATCCACGGCAAGTGCACGGGCACCGCGTACAGCCTGTTCGACGTGCTGGACTTCTTGCACCGTGTCGGCCTGGCCGCCGAGGACCGGGGCATCGACGACCCGAAGCTGATCGAGTGGCGTGGTGGCGGACCGTACGACCGGGACAACACAACGGCGTAGCCACCGTGACCCCGGATTTCCGCCCCACCGCGTATCGCCGTCCTGGCGCGTTAGAGGTCTTCCCTGTCCGACCGCTTACCGAAAGGGCGACCGGGGCCTTCCCTACTCGTCTCCGATGCGCACGACCGCCAGCGTGATGTTGTCGGGCCCGCCCGCGGCGATGGCGGCCTTCCACAGTTCGAAAGCCACCCGGGCGTCGTCGTACTCCCGCGTCACCGCGTCGATCTCTTCCGGCGTCACCGGGTCGGTCAGGCCGTCTGTGCAGATGAGGTAGCGGTCGCCGGGCGACAGCGACGCGGCCGACACGTGAGGACTGATGGGGCGGTAGCCGGGCGCACCGCCCAGGCACTGGGTGACGAGGGACGTGGTGCGCTGCCCGGGTTCGAGCGGCGGGCTGTCGTCGACGCTCACCTGGCGCAGACCGTCGCGGGAGGCCGCGAACACCCGGCTGTCACCCACGTTGAACGTCAGCAGCGAGCCGGGCCGCACGACGACGCCGGCGACGGTCGTCCCCATGGTGGCCAGCTCACTTCCGGTGCCGCCGGCGGCTTTGTACAGGGCGTGGTTGCAAGCGTTCAAGGCGTCGCGGACGGCGTCCTCGCTGCTCAGGGTGGGACCGATCGACGCGAGCCGGTGGGCAGCCAGGGCGCTGGCCACGTCGCCGCCGGGATGTCCGCCGAGCCCGTCGGCGACGCCGACGACGAGGGGCGTCCCCAGCGGGAAGACCAGGGTCTGCGGGTTCTCGGTCACGGTGGCGCACAGTGTCCACGGTCCGACGACGAGGCTGTCCTCGTTCCGCTCGCGGAGGAGCCCGGGGTGGCTCAGCGCGCTCACTGCGACGTACGACATGGAGCGCCACCGCCTTCCCGCACCGGCACACCGCCGGAGGCCGGGCCCCGGACCTGCTGACACTTGCACACGAGTCCTCACGGCCGAAAGCCTGAGCCGAGAGACGGACCCTCACGAGACATCCTGTCCGGGGCACTCCGCGAGTTGATGCCGGTCTCTCAGACATCGCCCGGCCGCGCACACGCAGAACTCGCGCGGTTCGGCCCAGCGGCCGCACTGTCGGGCGGAGACTACGACGTCGCCTGGGCAGGACTTCATCGTCTCACCCGCTCTCACACAGGTCTCGCCAACTGTTCGGACTTCCCCGGACCGTGGGTCTCTGACCTGGCATTACGCACCTGACCTGGATCAGCTGGACGACCCTGGACGGTCTCTGCAACCTAGCAGTTGTAGTGCGTGACCAGCCTCGGGAACTCCGCGTTGGGGGTCTTCGGCGGCACGACCAGAGTGTGCTCGTCGGGTGTGCGGAGCCTCTTGGGGTCGATCAGCGGGGCGAGGACGGCGGCCTGGGGCGAGGCGGTCGCCTTGTCGAGGATGTGGCGCAGGGTGTAGGCGGCGTCCGCGGCGGTGAGCCTTCGGCCGTCGTGGAAGGTGACGCCCTCGCGGGTGCGGAAGGTCCAGATGCGGGCCTGGGCGTCGGGCTCCCAGGACTCGGCGAGGTCGGGAGCGAGGTCGCCGTCCGCGTCGACGCGCACGAGGCGGTTGTAGAGGGCGCCAGGTATTCGTACGCCGAGAGGGCGCTGGCCGGATCCAGCGTCTCGGCCTCGGAGGCGGGCTGCCGGGCGATGCGGAGGGTGCCGCCGCGGCGGGGGCGCCCTTCTTCGCCGCCGCGGTCGGCGGCGGCACCCGTACACCCGGTGAGCAGCCAGGACGCACCGAGTGCCACGGTGCTCGCGGCTCCCGCGGTGAGGAGCGATCGCCGTCCCGGGTGGTGGACGGTCGGACATGGACCGACCGTCCTTCTCGCTATTCGTTCAGCGGAGCGATTGAGTGAAGTGCGTGGACGATAACGAGGAGATGGTTCCGCGCCAACCCTTGGAACCCGGAAATTAACGTCGGAAAGCCACTCGTTACGGGGTGGGTGAGGATGTCGGACCCGCAGACCCGGGCCGTTCGGGGGCGGTGGACGAGGCCACCGCCGCACCGCACCGCACAGCGGCCGGCCCGCTGTTCCGCGCCCCGGGGCGCGGAACAGCGGGCCGGCCGCTGTGTGTCGTGGGTCCGCTACTCGCCCGCGTACGCCTTCTCCAGGGCCGCGATGTCCAGCTTGGACATCTTGTACATCGCCTGGGCCGTCCGGGCCGCCTTCTCGGTGTCCGGGTCGCTGATCAGGTCGATGAGCCTGCTCGGGACGACCTGCCAGGACAGGCCGTACTTGTCCTTGACCCAACCGCAGGGGCCCGCCTCGCCGCCGTCCTCGACGAACTTGTTCCAGTAGTGGTCCACCTCCTCCTGGTCGTCGCAGTGGATCTGGAACGAGATGGCCTCGTCGAACGTGAACTGCGGGCCGCCGTTCAGCGCGACGAACTTCTGTCCGTTGGCCACGAAGTCGACGGCCATCACGGAACCGGCGGTGCCGTGCTCGGACTCGGAGAAGCGGGCGATCCTGCCGAGCCGGGAGTTCTTGAAGATCGAGACGTAGTAGTGCGCGGCCTCCTCGGCCTGACCGTCGAACCACAGACACGTGGTGAATCCGTCGGCGGACATACGTACCTCCTGCGGCGGGAAAAGTTTCGTCACCTCTGTCGACCGATCGTCGTCCCAAAGCTCATCGGCGTCGCGCGGGACACTTTCGCCGGGGGACGGTGGCGGCCGATCGCGTCGTTCCTCGAGCCCCCCTCAAGGGGCGCTATAGCATGCGCGGACATGACCTCCTCCGCCGATTCCTCCGCCCCTTCCTCCGCCTCGGACAGCGCGCGGATCGAGCCGTTCCGCATCGACTTCCCGCAGAGCGACCTCGACGACCTGCACCAACGACTCGATCGCACCCGCTGGCCCGACGAACTGCCGGGGGTCGGCTGGGCCTACGGCGTCCCGCGGGAGTACCTGCGCGAACTCGTACGGTACTGGCGGCACGACTACGACTGGCAGGCGGCGCAGGCGCGGTTGAACGCATGGCCGCAGTTCACGACGGAGATCGACGGCGCGCGGATCCACTTCGCACACGTCCGTTCCGCGGAGCCGGACGCGACCCCGCTGGTCATCACGCACGGCTGGCCCGGCTCGATCGTCGAATTCACCGACGTCGTCGGCCCGTTGACCGATCCGCGCGCACACGGCGGCGATCCGGCCGACGCGTTCCATCTCGTCGTACCGAGCATTCCCGGGTTCGGACTGTCCGGGCCCACCCGGGACACCGGCTGGGAGTTCCAACGGGTGGCCGCCGCCTTCGCCGAGCTCATGACACGGCTCGGCTACGAGCGGTTCGGCGCCCAGGGCGGCGACTGGGGCGGAGCCATCTCCCGGGAGCTGGGCCGGGCGTTCCCCGAGCGGCTCGTCGGTGTCCACCTGAACCTGCTGCCCGGATCGTCCGCGGCCACCGAGCCGACTCCCGAGGAACTCGCCGCGCTGAGCCCCGAGGAGCGCGAGCGCGCGCTGCTGTCGTGGCGGCGGGGTCTGGAATGGCGCCGCGAGGAGGCCGGGTACGCCGAGCTCCAGGGCACCCGGCCACAGACCCTGGCCTACGCGCTGACGGACTCCCCCGTCGGTCAACTCGCCTGGATCGTCGAGAAGTTCAGGGCGTGGACGGATGCGAAGGACCGCCCCGAGGAAGCCGTCGACCGGGACCTGATGCTGACCAACGTGATGCTGTACTGGCTGACCGCCACGGCGGGGTCCTCGGCCCGCATCTACTACGAGCGGGCGCACGCGGACTACTGGGGCACACCGCCCGAGCCGTCGACGGCGCCGACCGCGCTGGCCGTCTTCCCGCACGAGCCCTTCGTACCGCTGCGGCACATCGCGGAGCGTACGAACAACATCGTGCGGTGGACGGAATTCGACCGGGGCGGACACTTCGCCGCGGCGGAGGAGCCCGAGCTGCTGGTCGAGGATGTGCGGTCCTTCTTCCGGGACCTGCGCACCGACGCCTGAGCACAGGTCGGACATCTGGGCCCCGGTCCCCCGCCAGGGCCGTCGATGGCGCCGGGGCCGTCGGTGGCGCCGGTGACGGCAACCCCGTATCCCCTCTGCCCGTGGCGAATCTGCTGCGGGCCGAGAAAGCTGATCCGGGGGGGCTCTCGGTCCGAGAGTGGGGATCGCGGCGACGACAGCCGCGCCACCACGAGGAGGACCGATGACTCCACTCATCACCGGCCGGTACCCGGCCCACGCACCGCGCGCCGAGGACGGCGACACCCCCGCGACCCGCTTCGACGACCATCTGGCCGCGCAGCTGCTCGCGCAGCGGATCGTCCTTCTCGGCACCCAGGTCGACGAGGTGTCCGCGAACCGGGTCTGTGCCCAGCTGCTCGTGCTGTCGGCGGAGGACCCGCGCACCGACATCAGCCTGTACATCAACAGCCCGGGCGGATCGGTGACCGCGGGGCTCGCGATCTACGACACCATGCGGCTGATCCCCAACGACGTCTCGACCCTCGCCATGGGATTCGCCGCGAGCATGGGACAGTTCCTGCTCAGCGTCGGCACCCACGGCAAGCGTTACGCGCTGCCCAACGCGCGGATCATGATGCACCAGCCGTCGGCGGGCATCGGCGGCACCACCGCCGACATCGAGATCCAGGCGCAGAACCTGGAGTTCACGAAGCAGGCCATCGAGCGGATCACCGCGGAGCACACCGGCCAGAGCGAGGAGACGATCTCCCGGGACGGCGACCGCGACCGCTGGTTCACGGCCGAACAGGCCAAGGAGTACGGCATGGTGGACCGGGTCGTGGAGTCGCTCGACGACGTCCGCCCGGCCGCGTCACGGCGACGGATGGGACTCTGACATGGGTACGTACACGATTCCGAACGTCGTCGAGCGGACCCCGCAGGGCGAGCGGTCCTACGACGTCTTCAGCCGGCTGCTGTCCGAGCGGATCATCTTTCTCGGCACCGAGATCGACGACGGGGTCGCCAACGTCGTCATCGCGCAACTCCTCCATCTGGAGTCGTCGAACCCGGAGAGCGAGATCGCGATCTACATCAACTCGCCCGGTGGGTCGTTCACTTCGCTCATGGCGATCTACGACACGATGACGTTCGTACAGGCGCCGATCTCGACGTTCTGCGTCGGCCAGGCGGCCTCCACGGCGGCGGTGCTGCTGGCGGGTGGCGATCCCGGGCGGCGGTTCGTGCTGGAGCACGCGCGTGTGCTGCTCGGCCAGCCCGCGAGCGGCGGCCGGCAGGGGACGGTGTCCGACCTCGCCCTCCAGGCCAAGGAGATGCTCCGTATCCGGGCCCAGGTCGAGGAGGTCCTCTCCCGGCACACGCACCACGACGTGCCGACCCTGCGCGCGGACATGGACCGCGACAAGGTGTTCACCGCACAGGAGGCCGTGGCGTACGGACTCGCGGACGAGGTCCTGAGCCGACGGCTCGCGACGGTCTGAGACCGGACCACCGCCAGGGCCCACGTCTGCGGCATCGTCCGCCGACGGGCCCTGGCCGGTCGGCCCGGTCAGGCGGCGAGGCACATGCCGTCGTGGCGCGAGGCCGAGGGGGTGCGGTGGCGGGCGGGCCGCACCTCGGCGAGTCGGGTGAGTTCGCCCTGGGCCAGCGAGAGCAGATCGGTGAGCCCGAGGCCCAGGGCGCGCGCGGCTGCCGCGAGGACTTCGGACGAGGCCTCCTTGCGTCCGCGCTCCAGCTCCGAGAGGTACGGCATCGAGATCCGGGCCGCGTCGGCCACGTCCTTGAGCGTCCGCTCCTGCGCGAGCCGCTCGCGCCGCAGGACGTCACCCACCAGATCGCGCCACAGCGGCTCCCTGTGCCTGGGCGCCGGTGGCGTCTGCCGGGGCGCGAGGGCCGGGCGGGGCCGCTGGGGCGCGTCGGCCACGGGGGCGGCGGGACCGGTGGGACGGGCTGCCGGGCCGGTGGCCGGACCCGGTGCGGTCGCCGGGCGGAGGGGAATGACGCGGGCTTCGTTCGGCGCTTGGTTGCTCACCCCTTCAGCCTAGAAGCGCCGAGCCGCGAGGGAAGGGATCGGCTCGGCATTCCGCTCTGGGGGAAATCGAGCCGCACCACATGCGCGTCACTGCCCGACCCGCCCGTCGATCCGCTCGCGCAGGAAGTCCGCGTGGCCGTTGTGCCGGGCGTACTCCTCGATCAGGTGCACCAGCACCTCCCGCAGCGCGATCGGCTCGTCGTCGTGGGTGCCGGTGATGTCGAGGTCGCGGGCCTCGTCCACGAACCGCTCGGCGAAGGCCACCTCGAAGCGCCAGGTGTCCCAGGCATCCGCCACCACCTCGGGGTCGGGCACCGCGCCGTTGAAATCGCCGTCCGGGTCGCCGTCCGAGCGGTAGTGCCGCGGCGCGTCCTGGCCGGCCAGCACCCCGCGGAA is a window of Streptomyces sp. NBC_00271 DNA encoding:
- a CDS encoding PP2C family protein-serine/threonine phosphatase, which codes for MSYVAVSALSHPGLLRERNEDSLVVGPWTLCATVTENPQTLVFPLGTPLVVGVADGLGGHPGGDVASALAAHRLASIGPTLSSEDAVRDALNACNHALYKAAGGTGSELATMGTTVAGVVVRPGSLLTFNVGDSRVFAASRDGLRQVSVDDSPPLEPGQRTTSLVTQCLGGAPGYRPISPHVSAASLSPGDRYLICTDGLTDPVTPEEIDAVTREYDDARVAFELWKAAIAAGGPDNITLAVVRIGDE
- a CDS encoding ABC transporter substrate-binding protein, with product MRVDADGDLAPDLAESWEPDAQARIWTFRTREGVTFHDGRRLTAADAAYTLRHILDKATASPQAAVLAPLIDPKRLRTPDEHTLVVPPKTPNAEFPRLVTHYNC
- a CDS encoding VOC family protein, with product MSADGFTTCLWFDGQAEEAAHYYVSIFKNSRLGRIARFSESEHGTAGSVMAVDFVANGQKFVALNGGPQFTFDEAISFQIHCDDQEEVDHYWNKFVEDGGEAGPCGWVKDKYGLSWQVVPSRLIDLISDPDTEKAARTAQAMYKMSKLDIAALEKAYAGE
- a CDS encoding epoxide hydrolase family protein gives rise to the protein MTSSADSSAPSSASDSARIEPFRIDFPQSDLDDLHQRLDRTRWPDELPGVGWAYGVPREYLRELVRYWRHDYDWQAAQARLNAWPQFTTEIDGARIHFAHVRSAEPDATPLVITHGWPGSIVEFTDVVGPLTDPRAHGGDPADAFHLVVPSIPGFGLSGPTRDTGWEFQRVAAAFAELMTRLGYERFGAQGGDWGGAISRELGRAFPERLVGVHLNLLPGSSAATEPTPEELAALSPEERERALLSWRRGLEWRREEAGYAELQGTRPQTLAYALTDSPVGQLAWIVEKFRAWTDAKDRPEEAVDRDLMLTNVMLYWLTATAGSSARIYYERAHADYWGTPPEPSTAPTALAVFPHEPFVPLRHIAERTNNIVRWTEFDRGGHFAAAEEPELLVEDVRSFFRDLRTDA
- a CDS encoding ATP-dependent Clp protease proteolytic subunit, coding for MTPLITGRYPAHAPRAEDGDTPATRFDDHLAAQLLAQRIVLLGTQVDEVSANRVCAQLLVLSAEDPRTDISLYINSPGGSVTAGLAIYDTMRLIPNDVSTLAMGFAASMGQFLLSVGTHGKRYALPNARIMMHQPSAGIGGTTADIEIQAQNLEFTKQAIERITAEHTGQSEETISRDGDRDRWFTAEQAKEYGMVDRVVESLDDVRPAASRRRMGL
- a CDS encoding ClpP family protease, with translation MGTYTIPNVVERTPQGERSYDVFSRLLSERIIFLGTEIDDGVANVVIAQLLHLESSNPESEIAIYINSPGGSFTSLMAIYDTMTFVQAPISTFCVGQAASTAAVLLAGGDPGRRFVLEHARVLLGQPASGGRQGTVSDLALQAKEMLRIRAQVEEVLSRHTHHDVPTLRADMDRDKVFTAQEAVAYGLADEVLSRRLATV
- a CDS encoding helix-turn-helix domain-containing protein, translating into MSNQAPNEARVIPLRPATAPGPATGPAARPTGPAAPVADAPQRPRPALAPRQTPPAPRHREPLWRDLVGDVLRRERLAQERTLKDVADAARISMPYLSELERGRKEASSEVLAAAARALGLGLTDLLSLAQGELTRLAEVRPARHRTPSASRHDGMCLAA
- a CDS encoding DinB family protein, which produces MFVHPDDDPRSDGGFVGERDTLVGYLRDQRLTLEMKCAGLDAEAMARRSVEPSNMSLLGLVRHLAGVEQAWFRGVLAGQDAPRHYRSDGDPDGDFNGAVPDPEVVADAWDTWRFEVAFAERFVDEARDLDITGTHDDEPIALREVLVHLIEEYARHNGHADFLRERIDGRVGQ